From Hermetia illucens chromosome 6, iHerIll2.2.curated.20191125, whole genome shotgun sequence, one genomic window encodes:
- the LOC119660234 gene encoding protein takeout-like encodes MFQLTLIGVSVALLAIAANAPPEYIKQCRKSDPQIIECYKQSLQHLSPYLAKGIPSIEMPSVEPFIMDTLDLQLTDGPQGYKISMKNIEVFGASNYQVKSIKLSENDKPFEATIIIPKLSIETKYTSSGVLLIIPASGGGDLHGVFQGVTAHLLGKVSTKVKNGKTYLHVDHLNLDLDFKSVKLSISNVLHNNQVLTDASNLFLRENGLEVAQTMRPQLQKRLSSVFGRIANQLLKYVAVEDFLID; translated from the exons ATGTTTCAACTAACGTTAATAGGAGTCAGTGTGGCTTTGCTTGCAATCGCCGCGAATGCTCCTC ctGAATACATAAAACAATGTAGGAAATCTGATCCACAAATCATCGAATGCTATAAACAATCCTTGCAGCACTTAAGCCCATATCTAGCTAAAGGAATTCCTTCGATTGAG ATGCCCTCCGTTGAACCCTTCATTATGGACACTCTAGACCTTCAACTCACCGACGGTCCTCAAGGTTACAAGATCTCCATGAAAAACATCGAAGTATTCGGTGCCAGTAATTATCAagtgaaatcaataaaattaagtGAAAATGATAAACCTTTCGAAGCAACAATAATTATACCAAAACTTTCAATCGAAACTAAATATACCAGTTCCGGTGTATTGTTGATTATTCCTGCATCTGGTGGAGGTGATCTGCATGGTGTTTTCC AGGGTGTCACAGCTCATTTATTGGGCAAAGTTTCAACGAAAGTGAAAAATGGCAAAACTTACCTGCATGTTGATCACCTTAATCTTGATCTTGACTTTAAATCAGTTAAATTGAGCATTTCGAACGTCCTTCATAATAATCAAGTTTTGA CGGATGCCTCTAACTTGTTCCTTCGTGAAAATGGTTTGGAAGTAGCGCAAACTATGCGACCTCAGCTACAAAAGAGGTTATCTTCAGTGTTCGGAAGGATTGCTAATCAATTATTAAAATATGTTGCCGTTGAAGACTTTTTGATCGATTga